From the genome of Branchiostoma floridae strain S238N-H82 chromosome 8, Bfl_VNyyK, whole genome shotgun sequence:
aatgtgtctAACTAGAGTCGCTGGACAGAGCTGCGTGGAAGCGCTAcgtgaagactagctgactgctgcctacaCCTGTGttagggaccccagcagcagtattaTATACCGGATAATGctattactactagtactagagaCATTCATGCCACACAAAAAAGACggacaaaaacaacaatgatTTATCAAAACTGATTAGGAGAATTAATAAGAAAGTAATGTATTGAAGAAGTCCTGATCAGCAAGGATGCTAACTTctgcaatgttttgttctgtGACAGTGACTTGAAGGAGATCTTCAGCAACTTAAGAAACAGAACGGCAGATAAGGGTGAAGATTTCGCCAACACTCTAATAAGGTAAGACACACTTGAAGTTCAAAAGCACTACAAGTGGTAAAacttttgcttgttttgtttattttcaatctGCCATCTGTGCTTATGACTATATCATTTTATCTGTCCATTTGTGGTCAGATCAGAGGACTTGTATTATTTGTATATCTGTGGATGACTTATATTGTTACTATTTCAGTGGTTGTATCTTCTTGAGGTTCCTGTGTCCAGCCATCCTGTCACCAAGTCTCTTCTTCCTTACACAAGGTCAGGAAAGCTCTTCTTTAGTGTCAGCttgaaacataaacaaagtaTAGAATTTGTTGCCTAAGTTTCTTTGCAGCAgagtacatacattttgtagtcaaGCAAAAATGTTAAGAAAGCTTATTACCATTGACAACTGTATGGTGTCTTATCAAAGTTCTCTTCAATGACAAATAAATTTGTGCCACTAACCTTGACCTGTGTTGACCCCACAGAGTACCCCTCAGAGAAGACCAGTAGATGTCTCACCCTGATTGCTAAAACCATTCAGAGTCTGGCCAACTTCACAAAGTAAGTACTTCTTTGTTATTTAACTGTCTGCCTTTGACTTTAAGTTTGGCAGCAAATTTGGATGGCCATGATTCTTACActaaaaagtgtggcaattaaaattattgccatagcgacggttttaatgtttataagttttatagattgttgttgttaatgggttttaatagtcgtattccattcgtcTGGCGATGGATGTTcatagagcattgctgtcaaagggggtcccttgtgagtgaagggtgaactaatgtaaatgcttcgattttacaaatcagggcctcattttactctagctaaataacaatatgctaaaaaaGGGTTTCGGCCAGTATCGAtatcatatagatatatagatagataaaaatatttttctactgaattaattgtgtttgtcatgaattatgcaaataaggccctcatttgcataaactacataacttgatcatctccaacagacatgcgcaatatatgttagcattttctcattaattatgcaaataaggtatttatctatcaatatccttctctttctcagttacaaaggtcacatgttgtaatggtcctttaattgagctgagcatgtttagacaatttcccaatttattatgcaaattagcttccactctgcataattcttcataattaatatgcaattaTATTAaccatcacgtaacctatccacatatcaaaaaccataacaatccgtcaaccccttctttgGCTATTCCCTTTAATAGTCTGACACCTAAgtcacctgtcctgcagttccaaaataagccgctagggggcccaaacctataccacttacttacagcatcaagagctgtcaaCCACTTAagattcatagccgcagcatgtccagaactcgaggtatcaaaccaggaagttctgctgcagtaccgtagcagGCCAATAGGAAGCCAAAAATcttatcgtttccaggtctcaacaagacctacccacataccgaatatcaatacaatccatccaggcgttcttgagctaTGGTGGTCTTGTACAACCGGCACACACCTACAAACGCTagccaaaatataactttcttggcgaaggtaactatcacatcgctatctcacaacccccacatgttttaagctcaaacaatgcctGTTTCACACATCAGTTTGTATTTTTGAAGCAAAGATAttaagggtgaagaaggccaccaaactttccaaactcctggacacataaaccacgaacgaacccggaagtgatttccacgactcacaggtcatttttcgagaaacatatttcaacaatcttttaccccctatttcaaatgtttacatttccatgaccaccatactacatactaacgtaaggttaccagtttacgtgcaggaccagtttacggtcacttgttggtggatgcagacttcgaggtcaattgtaaaaaagaaaattctcttgagtaggaaagaagtacgtttatatcatttatgagtcttgccttatttatcatataattttgcatccagcaaatcacgtctgaaaagtccgacaacaatttacatttacgctTGAGTGCGCACAACACATTACAGATGACCCGGTTCTGATCGTAATTCTAGACGGCTATTTTCGTCCCCTCTTTAAAATCCAACGAACTCAttatgaattgaaacatcatctcaaaccaaacctggagttcttatctcaagaatgcatggtgattttatgtatgttgtccaaggaaactcttataaactgcataaaaacaagtgactgtCCTCGCCGTGCgggtagttttcgaacgccatgttgcatcacgtgacttgcccgttaaagcttggtgcactggagagcgagaaattgtcgcaaggggcgctgttggggctaatttatgtggggagggcacggcgTGAGGAAGCcacatgtatactgaacgcGTTTCAAGGCCAGTTCCTATCTATACAggtgataacaacatccaaaTGCGTTGCCATTATTATGAGTAGCATTGTGCAAGTTTTGGAACAGCATGGCGCTCtgagtggcgttctgttggggcaaagatgacttaccgATAACGTTTAGCGGCGATGCAAAGTGGCGGCATGGCCATATGTAAACAATTTATCCATTGTGTTATCTCAGTGACCTACGTGGGGGACTTTTATGggaaatgatcagatatatgtcctttagaaaaataaccccatggagaaacacccaactgaccgtaaattggtcaccctggaagaattcttggctgcagacttgtttattaAAGACGCTCGTACGGCGAGAAATcctcagaagaaatatgatgccacacAGAGCTTGACGCAGACCGACTTTGAGGTCTTCCAATTAAGGACAGCTTTTCACTTCCCGGCCTGCACGCTTTCCATCAAACGGCATtattaacaaatcgaccgtaaactggtaaccttacgttacaattcgggtacgtctgaagtcctaggcttttctcaattttgcacggctatCAGTCAAAAATCGCCTtgcgcgaatacggaaaacactgctgtgcacacgtatatcgGTACCGCGGTATGTGtcctgcgactggaaagcttacccgtggaggtaatggtacagtccggcatgatgcaactacgcacgcgcggacttttgacattcctgacattcctgtacagtttttagaatacTTTCGAAACGGttccacactatactattaagctcgcccatcaggcgtcgctaaAAAGTTCTTAATGTTATTCTTAATCATATAGTTTTTCATCAGTCAAGACTATATGCATTGAAACAGTGGAGTTATTGTATTGATGTCTTATTTAGGTGTTTGTATCTTACATCTTGCACAAGCTAAAAATTATCATatccttctctctctccccctctcagGTTTGGGAACAAGGAGGAGTACATGAGCTTCATGAACGAGTTTGTGGAGTGTGAGATGTTGAACATGAGGAACTTCCTCAAGCAGATCTCCAGCCCAGGGGTGGAAGGTCATCAGTCAAGGTTCAACGGGTTCATTGACCTCGGCAGGGAGCTGTCTGTGCTGCATTCACTCATCACAGAGTGCCTGACAAGTGTTGATGAGGTCAGCAAAAATCACATTTGTGTAATTATTTACGGTCATGAAAGTGTATCAAAGATCCATGTTCCACTATTAGAGCAGATATTAAGTATGGCACCAGGTTTAGATTAAGATTGTCTTAGCCtttcaatgtaaaatgtaattgtaAAGACAACTACAAGTTTCTGTGTGCAAAAATGTGTATCGTCTGATTCAACAATTGATTTTACAACAATATAAAAATCAATGAGTTTAGATGAATTCATAGCGTGAATCTTTTATAAGAGTTATAAAAGAATGTGTTTCTCTTTTATTGCATACTTATCCTACAGACTTCTCTGGCCAAGCTGGGCAACCTTCCCAATATCCTTCAGGACATCACAGCAGCCTTGAAGAACCCAACGCCTCTCAGGGAACAAGTTCGCAAGAACTACGAACGGTTCAGCTCCACTCCAAACTTCCACATGGGCAGCGTGCCGCACAACCTGTCCCGCATCTTTGAGGACGCCGATCTGTCCAGTGTCGGAGAGAACCCTGCTCAGGCGACGCCACGCATGATCCACAAACCTCCCGCGGGGAGCGTGATAGTGAACCCAGGGGCACAGAACAGCAGTACTGGGTCCCCCCTGTTGAACGGACGGTCGGGGTCACCCCTAGCGAGACTGCAAACTAACGAAAATGGAGACAAAGAGGCAGGGAAAGGACCGATTTCTATTGGAAGTCTGTCGAGTATCAGGTCATCAGGCAGACGTTGCCCAAGTCCAGGGTTGTCGGGACGCTCAGGCGGTCAGTCTGGTGGTACTATTGCGAATGGACATGTGACAACGGGATCGCAAGTCGGGAATGGCAGCATTCCCAGACCGAACAATCTCCCGCTGGGCCCGTTGTCTTTCTCGAACCCAGTGTATCAGTACCCGACCAGCCCGGTACAAAAGCAGGCCACCCCTACTAGCATGGACTATACGTCAAGTGACAGTCTGAGCTCTGTGAACAGCTCGATTCACAGCTCTAATGTCAGCAGTAATGATGAGGACAGCAGCGACGCTAGCACGCCTGTCAACTCTATCAAAATGTTGCATAACCGGACGGGCTCACCCCAGTCCAGAAGCAGACTGAAGGGCCCAGGTAACCCCAAACACGACTTCCTCGCCAGAAACGACCACAGTCGGAGAATGGAGGAGTTGGCACAGAGACTGCACGAACAGAGACCCCGTGCCAACTTCAGCCCCAGAACTCAGCGGTCGCAAAAGGCGAGTAACTCCCCGCTAGTGGAGAAAAGAGACCTCACCGTTTCTCCGCCACCTTTACCTCCACCAATAAAGGAGTCTTCGATGGAGTTTTCATCTGCAAAGGAAAGTAGTGTATCGTCTGGGGCAAGTAGGAAGGACTTTGGTGGGTATGCTTCCTCCTCCACACCCTCCAGCCCCATGAATGACCTGACATCACCTTCCTGTGTGACCACTCCCTCACCTTTATCCCCGTCGTCTGGCCGACCCTCCCCGCTACTTGCCACAGTCGAATCTCGTGTCCTCCCATCTCTCCATCAGTCAGCCATGGTGAGAGTGTCGCATGGACCGCCTCACGAAAGAACTGTGCACGAGTATGCCATGAGGCAGTCCCCGTCAGAACAGTCGCTGTCCCGAAGCGACTCCAGCCGTGGACCTGCTTCGACGAACCCAGCGGCCCCCACACCGCCACCGCGGGCGGAGTCGCTCTCTGCCTTCGGCATGACGAGGGTGGAGTCCAGAAAAGCGACGCACTCACCCGTACCCAGACTCACCCCCACTCCAGCGCCACGGGCCCTGCCGTCCGCAGACAAGGAGGCTTCTGGGAAAGCTGATGAACAGGTAAAGATACTTCTGATATTTTGTGGTTGTAGTTTACACCTTTCTTGTCTATTATGCCTTGTATTTGCTGCACAATTGTTGGTGATGCAAAATTTCTGTTAGTCAACTTTAGGTGATAAGCATTTGAATGTGACATACAGTATAGGTCATTATTTTGATGTCTTAGTATGAAGTCTTTACACGTGCATTTAAAACTTCTATCAGAAGTCAGCCATTCTGACGAGATGGTTTTTGCAGGTGGTGGAGAGCTAGAATACTGCTTTTTATTAGCAAGGGTGTCTAGAAAGCCTAGTTCAAAACAGGGCAAGCATCACAGAAACACTGGCACAGTGTGGATACAACCACTCAACACAATACTCATCAAATTAACCACACACCTGCACCTTCCCCCATGTAGATAATGGAGCTGAGGGAGATTTTGGCCAATGTAGAGCTCCAGGTTCGAGATTTAGAGGACCTTCTAGTTCAGCAACGGGAGCGGTACTCACAGCTCTCTGCAGGAAACTTATGACACGTCTTGCCAAGGTGGATCAATCGCGCTCGAAACTGATCGGGTTAACGGCAGAACGATTTGTTCCTGAAGGTGTTTTTTTTGGGAAGCGTGGATTGGTGGAGGGCTGTGGGTTCGGCTGCATGCTTTTTGGTCGTAACGGTTTCCCTCTCTTGCAGCATGCAGACTTCTGCAGAATGCACACTCGTCTTTGCCTCTTGTCTTCACTGTGCTGACCATTCTAGATCTTACAATGTGAAAAAGGAACCACCAGTGCAACAAACGAGTTTTTACTTGTCATAACACCATTGTGAAGACACCACTGCACTTTTGAACAGACCAGAACTCAAATGTCATCACTCAAAAATAAGAATGACATCCAAAAGCATGCAACTCATGTTCATGTTCGATTGGTCTGTTGTGGTCACATGACTTGTGGTTGGTGGAAATGAAAGTTGAAATTTGATCGGCTAAAATGTCAGTGATGAGAAATGAGGGTGTGATCAGTTCTAGTTGTTGGTCTGCAAGAATTTGCAGTGTGCTGTGGCACCATTGTTTCGTGTTGGGAAGAAAGATATTGATTCATCATTAAGCCATTGATTACTAACCGGTACGTACATCTATGTGTTCACTACAGCATGATGCAGAGATCGCTCAGCTGAAGATGAGACTCCTAGCAGCTGAGGCGCAAACTGCAGAAGTAGAGAGGCGAAGAGAGGAGGATAAGGAGAAGTATGAACGGGATCTGGCAgcatggaagaaaaaaatggaggaGGGAGAGGAAAGACTGAAAGGACAACAGGAAGAAAAGGATGCACAGATGAAGAACATCATTACACGGTAAGCTATCAAGACATAGATTTTACATTGTCTAGTCTGTTTTTCCTTCACATTTCTTGGTTTCATTCTTAGTTATGATAACTTATGAAGGTCATTAATTTTcatgaggcagtttactgggtatgcaatacaagcaaacaaacaaatgtgtgACAAGTTTCCAAAGTATTTACAATCTGTTCTTATTTTTCTACTTTGAATGATATTTGTCTGTTCAACTGTCATAACTACAGACATTTGTCCTACTTTCAACATCATGGTTTTCAATATCTTTAGAAGTACTGTAACAATGTCAGACGTTATTTAACTCTTCTATCCCTCCTTCCAGCATGGAAGagctacatgtaacagtaaGACATTACTGAACTTCTGTCCTCCCTTCAGGTTAATGTCAGTAGAAGAAGAACTGCGGAAGGAACACCAGGAGATGCAGCACCTGGTCGACGCCAAGCAGCGCGTCATCGAGGCGCAGGAGAAGCGAATCCAGTCGCTGGACGCGGCCAACGCCCGACTGCTCACCGCCCTGAACCAGCTGAAGGAGAAGTACCACCACCACGTGAAGAACGCTGCCAACAACACCAAGCCATCCGCCAAGCTGTCCGTCACCGAGAACGGCGAGTTCAAGAACAGTAGCTGCTAACCTGTACTGGATGTTTGTCATATGTGGTATCTGGAGGATTTACCGGTAGttagttttgaaaaacaaaaattgctTTGCAGGAATGGAAAGTATGCATGATTAATTTATGGATGATTGTAGAGGTTTGGTTGATTCTGTTGCAGGAACAGGGATTTGAAAGCGCAATATTGCCAGtagaatgatataaaaaattgaacaGTTTGTTCTCGTATTATTATATTGGAATGAGGTTTTGGAAAGTCCATGGAGGACAAAGCTTTGCGAagaaagctgtcaggaatatttCCCAATCATTATGTATTTTGCTATTGTCAGTGAAACAAGGAAAAAGCCATTTCTGTTGAATGACGAATCATTGTGCTGATGAAAAGCGATCAGTTGTTatcacatgtgcatgtacatcatGACCAATAGTTACCTTACAGTGGAGTTGGTTGAAAACAGTATAAATTGAGGAAAAGTTCCCATATTATTTGTTGTGGCTTGTCAAATGTGATGcacaagtactagtaatctCAAAATGCATTCTCTATATCTCTGTTTAACCAGGAAGGAGATTTCAACATAAGACGTTGTCTTTGTCTTCTCCTGCAAATATATGATCCCAACCAGATGACTTGCGCTACATTAGTGTGAGATACtgactacatttgtacagtagTTTTCTAGACGTACAAACTGGTGCTAGCTCTgctaaaatcattttctgttctTCCTTTTGTGTTCCTTTGCAAGTGCAGAAAGTCTCAGCACCTCTTCTGCACATTGGCTGTATTTTCTGTTGCAATTTTGTGTTGGTTTTGTTTCCTTGTGCTGTGATTATTGCTTTTGAGGATAAACTGAAAGTGCAGACTCATCATAAAGGCTACTGTATGGAGGTGAAACCCTTTGTTAAATCCTAAGACTTCCCCctcctttgtttatttgtaaatgAAAAGATGTATATATACTACTTAATGAAATTATGTCTGCTAATGGATTGTTTGCCCACATGACAGATTGAGTCTGTGGAAGTTGATATAACAATAGACAAAAAGATATCTGTGTACAGTAGATTGTTTGTGGAGTATCATTTTGCTGAGAACAGTGTTTTTTAGAGAAAGGATCTGTACATAGTAAATGTGCCTTTCCCCTATGCAGTGTATacctgaaattttgtttctagCGGCATTGTGTCGAACATTAGAATCACTGCTTATTTTCAGCAATTTATCCGATATGGTCACATTTGTGTTCCCAGCCATCCTTGCTTGATAGTTATAGTTTTTTTCcttgtcagaaaaaaaagatagcaatggtaagaattgatgcagaaaaaaattgataccAAGATGACATAATTGCCACTATAGAACATGCTAGCCCTGTTTAATCAAAATATTACTCTGTATCCTAGTTTTATGCCCATAGTGCATTGGTAAAACTACTACTAGCACTGAGTAATACCAAACAGGCCCATGTATTCAAAATATTGAACTAACTGATGAGTCGGATGACAATGGTTACCAACATATTAAGTCAACGATCAAGACAACAATAATGTAAGAAAGTGTGTGGTATTATTGAagatttgtacaaaatgatttACTGTGGAAAAGAAGCCACACTGCtggttttgttgttgtattaTTAGGGCACTGCCATTTTGTTATGTTACCCTGACCAATGCAAATTGCATTGAATCGTGTCTTGCTTGTGTACAGTTTAAATTATCATCACATGATGTCCTACCATGGAATAAATGACTCAAACATACCTGAGATGTGTTTCACCTTTTTTTCGCTCATTCAATTCTAAGCATGAAAGCTTAATAGCTATCAGGCAGTCAATGAGCctcatatacattttgttatatACTAGATGCATGCCTACTTAATCTTTGTGACATTCAATGGAATTCAGTGTGAGCAAAGTACAGTTCCGATCTTCAataaaaatttgtttatttcttgcAACATCAGTAACAATGTGTACATTAAGGTCTTACATGTCTAAAGTTCAAATAcatcatttgaaaaaaatgtctaaaatgGTCAAACTCAACAATTTAAGGTATTACAATTGTCCTTGATATACAAGAAACATGCTAAAATCCTAAAAAAAGGAACTTCTGCATAAACTTAAGTTATAACCaactgtcagaaaatgtgcatatCAACAATTATGATTGAACATCTTGTCTCACATAATTCTCTTACTTACAATAGGAGTCTGAGAAATATTCCTCAGTATGAACATGTACACATGAATAGCCTTTGTTGACATATATCTCTTTAAACAAGATGACAAACCTTTAATATAAAAATTTATATATAAAAGCATCATCttatacatgtttgtatcaGAAAGTAATCAATATGATTCACCTGTACAGCATTTAGGATGTtcaatcttgataaaacctctGTATTTACAGGGATGAGAAGAGAAGCAAATGTAGTTAAAGTAGCGTACTTCAACGTCCAGAGAAGTTGAAATAGTTCAATGAACATTGCCACAATTGGTGTTGTGGAATATTAGACAAACTTTTCAAAGCCCTGTATCTTCTGTTCATTCTCAAGCAGGATCTAACCTTCGCAATCACAGTCATATCCTTGTTCAAAGTGAATTCCTACAAACACATATGATTATTTTCAAGCTCTTAATGTATACTTGCACTTATATCACAATTGAAATAAAACAGCTCCTATGATTTCTAACATCTTCACAACTTGAGGACATCAGGACCACCATGATTGTAATGCACAGCAAAAGCAGATAACCATCATCACCATGTTGGCCTGTAGGAGGGAAGCTGGAGAAAACAGGAGGGAGATCTTTGTATTTCTATTTAGTAGTAATTTACGACTTTAGGAAGGTAAACGAGAAGAAATTGTGGCAAATGTTTTGTATTCTCTTGCTGATAACATGCtgatctgttttttttaacagaaGATGTTCATAAACAAAAGTCCTGCTTGTCTAATGATCAATGAATGTGAATAGAATAAAACAGATAAGATAACGTACCTGTGTTCCCATTCTGTCCCAGTGTGGCATCAGACACTGCGTCCCTCTGTGCCTGGGACAGAGCCCGAAGCTGTGTGTCTGTTACTGCCATGGCCTGGGACGGGCCTAACCTGCCGAGTCCCCACACTGAGAATGCACTCTGAAACACACACGGAAGGTGAAGTAAGGATCTGCTATAATCataaactgtttttaaaaagactTCTGTTCTTTATTGAATATATTATATCAGTGATTACTCTGGTTCATCTCAACAGCTCCCTACAGATCATGTGCTAGAAAGAGCAAAACCAGCTCCAATGTCTTAAATGATTACTATAGATCTACATACAATAAGACAATTCAATGAAAATGTctcttttttatttcaacatGTATCAGCTACATTCATGCAGTAAACAGTATTTGCTGATGAGCTCTTTGGAAAAACAAAAGATGATTTTaattgataatgatgataagaCAAAAGCCTACACATTTAGGCACTATGATGATGTGCTGATATAGTATCTAAGCATACCCTGAATTTGTTGGGGCTGATGACTGAGATGGCCAATGGTGTGATAGCTCTCAGTCTGTCCTCATGTAACCCTGACAGCTCAAATGATGACAGTCCAGCTGGAGTAAGATAGCATGGATAATGGTCATTATTCAATATATGTTGTTCAACAAACTTCTTTCATCCAGCCTTGTTCAGATTTGGTCTGCTTGGAGCCATCATTTTAGCAACCAAAGCAGTCTGGTGAAGACATTTGATGAACATTTAATGATATTGTAACAGATTATTAGAAATCCAATTTTTCTCACAATGAAAAGAGTTGACTGCCCAATGACGTTAAATAAAAAGGACCTTTATCTTAAAACTCTTTTTGTCATGCATTTAAAACCATTTAGTCAATAGTATTTAATCAAAATAGTTCTACATATGATTTCATAAATGACACTCTTGCCACACCCTGTCTGTCAAAGCCTGGTATGTCATCCCGCACTTACCGGCCACCACCCCCAGCTCCAGTATTGTGTCCTGGCCCCAAGTGTTCGGTGCACCGTACAGTCTTCCTGCCAGTCTTCTCA
Proteins encoded in this window:
- the LOC118421705 gene encoding ras GTPase-activating protein nGAP-like isoform X6; amino-acid sequence: MEGSSTPSKFAALLPKRLKSGIKRTKSVTKLDRKASVKAPRTQDRDAVVVTPKHTRAAHVATSLSAFIVSRLKTSRSHESLLSSPSHAVESLDLAGEDVQINPIHSSILGQDHCFQVTSASGSRCFACKTAAEKDRWIENIRKTVQPTREKCRRTDNTLKLWIIEAKGLSVKKRYFCELLLDEILYARTSSKQKSDVLFWGEHFHFSELPAVQNITVNLYKDADKKKKKEKTNLIGTVNIAVNTVDARQFVEKWYPLVVPNNNKSSKTDSPSIRIKARFQSTPILPVELYRDFIQYINDNYSTLCKVLEPVVGVKNKEEIASTMVHILQSTGRAREFLTDIIMSEVSNLADQSLIFRGNTLATKAMEAYLKLVGGKYLQETLGEFIRALYESDEDCEVEPSKVASNVLSQHQLGLRRHCELAWCKVINSYIIFPSDLKEIFSNLRNRTADKGEDFANTLISGCIFLRFLCPAILSPSLFFLTQEYPSEKTSRCLTLIAKTIQSLANFTKFGNKEEYMSFMNEFVECEMLNMRNFLKQISSPGVEGHQSRFNGFIDLGRELSVLHSLITECLTSVDETSLAKLGNLPNILQDITAALKNPTPLREQVRKNYERFSSTPNFHMGSVPHNLSRIFEDADLSSVGENPAQATPRMIHKPPAGSVIVNPGAQNSSTGSPLLNGRSGSPLARLQTNENGDKEAGKGPISIGSLSSIRSSGRRCPSPGLSGRSGGQSGGTIANGHVTTGSQVGNGSIPRPNNLPLGPLSFSNPVYQYPTSPVQKQATPTSMDYTSSDSLSSVNSSIHSSNVSSNDEDSSDASTPVNSIKMLHNRTGSPQSRSRLKGPGNPKHDFLARNDHSRRMEELAQRLHEQRPRANFSPRTQRSQKASNSPLVEKRDLTVSPPPLPPPIKESSMEFSSAKESSVSSGASRKDFGGYASSSTPSSPMNDLTSPSCVTTPSPLSPSSGRPSPLLATVESRVLPSLHQSAMVRVSHGPPHERTVHEYAMRQSPSEQSLSRSDSSRGPASTNPAAPTPPPRAESLSAFGMTRVESRKATHSPVPRLTPTPAPRALPSADKEASGKADEQHDAEIAQLKMRLLAAEAQTAEVERRREEDKEKYERDLAAWKKKMEEGEERLKGQQEEKDAQMKNIITRLMSVEEELRKEHQEMQHLVDAKQRVIEAQEKRIQSLDAANARLLTALNQLKEKYHHHVKNAANNTKPSAKLSVTENGEFKNSSC
- the LOC118421705 gene encoding disabled homolog 2-interacting protein-like isoform X3, yielding METAMYICEDEENASKLSETLQAEVEEEGTSLPKAALLSPDKQHLHESPVRRSSAPPTPTGPIMEGSSTPSKFAALLPKRLKSGIKRTKSVTKLDRKASVKAPRTQDRDAVVVTPKHTRAAHVATSLSAFIVSRLKTSRSHESLLSSPSHAVESLDLAGEDVQINPIHSSILGQDHCFQVTSASGSRCFACKTAAEKDRWIENIRKTVQPTREKCRRTDNTLKLWIIEAKGLSVKKRYFCELLLDEILYARTSSKQKSDVLFWGEHFHFSELPAVQNITVNLYKDADKKKKKEKTNLIGTVNIAVNTVDARQFVEKWYPLVVPNNNKSSKTDSPSIRIKARFQSTPILPVELYRDFIQYINDNYSTLCKVLEPVVGVKNKEEIASTMVHILQSTGRAREFLTDIIMSEVSNLADQSLIFRGNTLATKAMEAYLKLVGGKYLQETLGEFIRALYESDEDCEVEPSKVASNVLSQHQLGLRRHCELAWCKVINSYIIFPSDLKEIFSNLRNRTADKGEDFANTLISGCIFLRFLCPAILSPSLFFLTQEYPSEKTSRCLTLIAKTIQSLANFTKFGNKEEYMSFMNEFVECEMLNMRNFLKQISSPGVEGHQSRFNGFIDLGRELSVLHSLITECLTSVDETSLAKLGNLPNILQDITAALKNPTPLREQVRKNYERFSSTPNFHMGSVPHNLSRIFEDADLSSVGENPAQATPRMIHKPPAGSVIVNPGAQNSSTGSPLLNGRSGSPLARLQTNENGDKEAGKGPISIGSLSSIRSSGRRCPSPGLSGRSGGQSGGTIANGHVTTGSQVGNGSIPRPNNLPLGPLSFSNPVYQYPTSPVQKQATPTSMDYTSSDSLSSVNSSIHSSNVSSNDEDSSDASTPVNSIKMLHNRTGSPQSRSRLKGPGNPKHDFLARNDHSRRMEELAQRLHEQRPRANFSPRTQRSQKASNSPLVEKRDLTVSPPPLPPPIKESSMEFSSAKESSVSSGASRKDFGGYASSSTPSSPMNDLTSPSCVTTPSPLSPSSGRPSPLLATVESRVLPSLHQSAMVRVSHGPPHERTVHEYAMRQSPSEQSLSRSDSSRGPASTNPAAPTPPPRAESLSAFGMTRVESRKATHSPVPRLTPTPAPRALPSADKEASGKADEQHDAEIAQLKMRLLAAEAQTAEVERRREEDKEKYERDLAAWKKKMEEGEERLKGQQEEKDAQMKNIITRLMSVEEELRKEHQEMQHLVDAKQRVIEAQEKRIQSLDAANARLLTALNQLKEKYHHHVKNAANNTKPSAKLSVTENGEFKNSSC
- the LOC118421705 gene encoding disabled homolog 2-interacting protein-like isoform X4; this encodes MELRIDVPVQNVPSPKKDVRRGSVVIHNPNVGDLAVMPFDGEDLHESPVRRSSAPPTPTGPIMEGSSTPSKFAALLPKRLKSGIKRTKSVTKLDRKASVKAPRTQDRDAVVVTPKHTRAAHVATSLSAFIVSRLKTSRSHESLLSSPSHAVESLDLAGEDVQINPIHSSILGQDHCFQVTSASGSRCFACKTAAEKDRWIENIRKTVQPTREKCRRTDNTLKLWIIEAKGLSVKKRYFCELLLDEILYARTSSKQKSDVLFWGEHFHFSELPAVQNITVNLYKDADKKKKKEKTNLIGTVNIAVNTVDARQFVEKWYPLVVPNNNKSSKTDSPSIRIKARFQSTPILPVELYRDFIQYINDNYSTLCKVLEPVVGVKNKEEIASTMVHILQSTGRAREFLTDIIMSEVSNLADQSLIFRGNTLATKAMEAYLKLVGGKYLQETLGEFIRALYESDEDCEVEPSKVASNVLSQHQLGLRRHCELAWCKVINSYIIFPSDLKEIFSNLRNRTADKGEDFANTLISGCIFLRFLCPAILSPSLFFLTQEYPSEKTSRCLTLIAKTIQSLANFTKFGNKEEYMSFMNEFVECEMLNMRNFLKQISSPGVEGHQSRFNGFIDLGRELSVLHSLITECLTSVDETSLAKLGNLPNILQDITAALKNPTPLREQVRKNYERFSSTPNFHMGSVPHNLSRIFEDADLSSVGENPAQATPRMIHKPPAGSVIVNPGAQNSSTGSPLLNGRSGSPLARLQTNENGDKEAGKGPISIGSLSSIRSSGRRCPSPGLSGRSGGQSGGTIANGHVTTGSQVGNGSIPRPNNLPLGPLSFSNPVYQYPTSPVQKQATPTSMDYTSSDSLSSVNSSIHSSNVSSNDEDSSDASTPVNSIKMLHNRTGSPQSRSRLKGPGNPKHDFLARNDHSRRMEELAQRLHEQRPRANFSPRTQRSQKASNSPLVEKRDLTVSPPPLPPPIKESSMEFSSAKESSVSSGASRKDFGGYASSSTPSSPMNDLTSPSCVTTPSPLSPSSGRPSPLLATVESRVLPSLHQSAMVRVSHGPPHERTVHEYAMRQSPSEQSLSRSDSSRGPASTNPAAPTPPPRAESLSAFGMTRVESRKATHSPVPRLTPTPAPRALPSADKEASGKADEQHDAEIAQLKMRLLAAEAQTAEVERRREEDKEKYERDLAAWKKKMEEGEERLKGQQEEKDAQMKNIITRLMSVEEELRKEHQEMQHLVDAKQRVIEAQEKRIQSLDAANARLLTALNQLKEKYHHHVKNAANNTKPSAKLSVTENGEFKNSSC